The following are encoded in a window of Trichomycterus rosablanca isolate fTriRos1 chromosome 13, fTriRos1.hap1, whole genome shotgun sequence genomic DNA:
- the hs1bp3 gene encoding HCLS1-binding protein 3, protein MPDGLVTNRPLQNEATGIDLQVPQYQEVRGPMMTGHVEYQIVVVTHLAFFKSAKHKPGDVVQLVVSKKYSEIDEFYSNLIAQYPNVHLPAMPRKALFVGETDIRERRAAFDELVRYISKHPTLSNCPELMEFLGAKATVHDVKSSNTPNMLEDSDDELDFFGKDEAPTNKPEQVKDPGKVVKAFKDEDDEEEEEMFDPLGSVRSKKTKTAKPVPKPAAKPKLSLFDEEDDPDQELFQPAVKDGNLKLFEDPDLGGKVTVGDSLLLHNAYQKTEASAHTKLDEDVDELFRVEEDLDKLLAVSKPVKPKPAVAPKPAVRAKPVVPHKPSSVAQAGRAPPRPGDTQAMDQLDILKYIEQNEATASEDLDLF, encoded by the exons GCCTCTGCAAAATGAGGCTACAGGCATTGATTTGCAGGTTCCACAGTACCAGGAGGTACGGGGGCCCATGATGACAGGGCATGTGGAGTACCAGATCGTGGTGGTTACTCATCTGGCATTCTTTAAGtctgctaaacacaaacctggaGATGTTGTACAGTTAGTG GTGTCAAAAAAGTACAGTGAAATTGACGAGTTTTATTCCAACCTGATTGCTCAGTACCCCAACGTCCATCTGCCCGCCATGCCCCGCAAAGCCCTGTTTGTGGGTGAAACAGACATCCGGGAACGAAGAGCAGCATTTGATGAGCTTGTTCGATATATTTCCAAACACCCCACTCTGTCCAACTGTCCAgaactgatggagtttttag GAGCGAAAGCAACCGTCCACGATGTGAAATCCTCTAATACTCCTAACATGTTAGAGGACAGTGATGATGAATTGGACTTCTTTGGAAAAGATGAAGCACCGACCAATAAGCCAGAGCAAGTGAAAGATCCAGGGAAAGTTGTTAAGGCATTTAAGGATGAAGATgacgaggaagaggaggagatgTTTGACCCTTTAGGCAGTGTGAG GTCTAAGAAAACTAAGACTGCCAAGCCAGTGCCAAAGCCTGCTGCTAAACCCAAACTGTCTTTGTTTGATGAGGAGGATGATCCAGATCAGGAGCTTTTTCAGCCCGCAGTGAAGGATG GCAATTTAAAACTGTTTGAGGATCCAGATTTAGGTGGAAAGGTCACTGTTGGAGATTCTTTGCTGCTTCATAATGCCTACCAGAAGACTGAAGCTTCTGCACATACTAAACTAGATGAAGACGTGGACGAGCTCTTCAG AGTTGAAGAGGATTTGGACAAACTTTTAGCCGTCAGTAAACCAGTCAAACCAAAGCCAGCTGTTGCCCCGAAACCAGCGGTGAGAGCCAAGCCAGTCGTCCCACATAAGCCTTCCTCTGTGGCGCAGGCTGGCCGCGCTCCTCCTCGGCCTGGCGACACCCAGGCGATGGATCAACTCGACATCCTCAAGTACATTGAACAGAACGAGGCTACGGCCAGTGAGGACCTGGACCTTTTTTAA